One window of the Lepidochelys kempii isolate rLepKem1 chromosome 23, rLepKem1.hap2, whole genome shotgun sequence genome contains the following:
- the CALM3 gene encoding calmodulin-3 — MADQLTEEQIAEFKEAFSLFDKDGDGTITTKELGTVMRSLGQNPTEAELQDMINEVDADGNGTIDFPEFLTMMARKMKDTDSEEEIREAFRVFDKDGNGYISAAELRHVMTNLGEKLTDEEVDEMIREADIDGDGQVNYEEFVQMMTAK; from the exons ATG GCCGACCAGCTGACTGAAGAGCAGATAGCAG agTTCAAGGAGGCCTTCTCCCTGTTCGACAAGGATGGGGACGGCACCATCACCACCAAGGAGCTGGGGACGGTGATGaggtccctgggccagaaccccacCGAAGCAGAGCTGCAGGACATGATCAACGAGGTGGATGCGGATG GGAACGGCACCATCGACTTCCCAGAATTCCTGACCATGATGGCGAGGAAGATGAAGGATACGGACAGCGAGGAAGAGATCAGGGAGGCATTCCGGGTCTTTGATAAG GACGGGAACGGCTACATTAGCGCGGCGGAGCTGCGCCACGTGATGACGaacctgggagagaagctgaccgATGAGGAGGTAGACGAGATGATCCGAGAGGCTGACATCGATGGAGACGGGCAGGTCAATTATGAAG agttTGTGCAGATGATGACCGCAAAGTGA